A window of the Cololabis saira isolate AMF1-May2022 chromosome 19, fColSai1.1, whole genome shotgun sequence genome harbors these coding sequences:
- the LOC133418970 gene encoding microfibril-associated glycoprotein 4-like codes for MMLRVLFVMLLPAATHQSPRPADCSDVYRAGSGQDGVYTIYPAGPTSPVQVYCDMSRDDVDGSAEKWTVIQRRQDGTVNFFMKWDHYKAGFGSAAGEYWLGLETMHLLTQAKTYELRVDMEDFEGQKVFAHYSSFSVGPESEGYKLNLGAFVKGAAGDSLSGHNGKKFTTTDKDQDDHGSNCARLSYGGFWYYSCFGANPNGIYTWGPSPQAAGVQWRTFKGLEYSLKTLVMKIRPVSA; via the exons ATGATG ctcAGGGTTTTGTTTGTGATGCTGCTGCCAGCAGCGACACATCAGTCCCCGCGGCCAGCAGACTGCAGTGACGTGTACAGGGCCGGCTCAGGCCAGGACGGCGTGTACACCATCTACCCAGCAGGCCCCACCTCCCCTGTGCAGGTCTACTGTGACATGAGCAGAGACGACGTTGACGGTTCTGCTGAAAAGTGGACG GTCATTCAGAGAAGACAAGATGGTACTGTAAACTTCTTCATGAAGTGGGATCACTACAAAGCTGGGTTTGGGAGCGCTGCTGGAGAGTACTGGCTCG GGCTGGAGACGATGCACCTGCTGACTCAGGCCAAGACCTACGAGCTGAGGGTGGACATGGAAGACTTTGAGGGTCAGAAGGTCTTTGCCCACTACTCTTCCTTCTCTGTAGGTCCGGAGTCAGAGGGATACAAACTTAACCTGGGGGCTTTTGTCAAAGGGGCAGCAG GAGATTCTCTAAGTGGTCACAATGGAAAAAAATTCACCACCACGGATAAAGATCAAGATGATCATGGGTCTAACTGCGCCCGGCTGAGCTACGGAGGATTCTGGTACTATTCGTGTTTCGGCGCCAACCCTAATGGCATTTACACCTGGGGACCTTCACCTCAGGCGGCTGGCGTGCAGTGGAGGACTTTTAAAGGACTTGAATACTCCCTAAAAACTTTGGTAATGAAGATTAGACCAGTTTCTGCAtaa